A window of Zingiber officinale cultivar Zhangliang chromosome 5A, Zo_v1.1, whole genome shotgun sequence contains these coding sequences:
- the LOC121982482 gene encoding uncharacterized protein LOC121982482: MENGMNIGDEVRRHRLLIWLGFSTMAFCAAKLLRTLSLAQGAAAGGASPARLLWAYIAWLAALVAVFSAVALRRLPRAMADVVDRARMVRAAPFPLLAVCTAHLLRVLAEAADHDQALVDSRAAAARLVRAYAVWLLVLVATLAPVAGLPPRAVSAVRLSAVVACFIDY; this comes from the coding sequence ATGGAAAACGGGATGAATATCGGCGACGAAGTTCGCAGACACCGGCTCCTCATCTGGCTTGGTTTCTCTACGATGGCGTTCTGCGCGGCGAAACTGCTCCGCACCCTCTCGCTCGCGCAGGGTGCAGCGGCCGGCGGCGCCTCCCCTGCGCGCCTCCTGTGGGCCTACATCGCTTGGCTGGCGGCGCTCGTCGCCGTGTTCTCGGCGGTGGCTTTACGGAGGCTCCCGAGGGCAATGGCCGACGTCGTCGATCGCGCTCGCATGGTCCGGGCTGCGCCCTTCCCCCTGTTGGCCGTCTGCACCGCCCACCTCCTTCGCGTTCTGGCCGAGGCGGCCGATCATGATCAGGCGCTCGTCGACAGCCGCGCGGCGGCGGCCCGGCTCGTCAGAGCCTATGCGGTGTGGCTGCTGGTACTCGTCGCAACCTTGGCGCCAGTCGCCGGACTGCCTCCTAGGGCTGTGTCAGCCGTGCGGCTCTCCGCGGTCGTTGCGTGCTTCATTGACTACTGA
- the LOC121982481 gene encoding uncharacterized protein LOC121982481 isoform X1 has translation MSSLPPPIAIAPPLHSVPSSLLGQRLLIYGDPLHFRLRKSRPSSNPVIFRSCFISRSRSLRCLCSADPKGTGSRPDEIVSGMVEKLLQREENKALLDGLEKASARVDRAREALADIERQEVEALRAKEYVRQLRSREAEIAESQRELLEARGKVEEAQRSLSANLDENDNIYGPSEVIDKDRERLESAKAALISAVTGTLASIPISLYQATSYPELITHLAVVSISCALFGVTFRYTVRGDLDNFQLKTGACAAFGVIKGLSEVETVKTFELDTQSLISFSIDGALHVSENIFTFLAAAVALDFCFKMAILKPFLLRK, from the exons ATGTCGTCGCTTCCGCCGCCCATCGCCATAGCTCCACCGCTCCACTCCGTGCCCTCCTCGCTTCTCGGTCAGAGACTACTGATCTACGGTGACCCTCTTCATTTCCGGCTCCGCAAGTCAAGGCCTAGCTCGAATCCTGTAATCTTCCGTTCTTGCTTCATCTCCCGCTCTCGCTCTTTGCGGTGTCTATGCAGCGCTGACCCAAAGGGAACTGGATCGAGGCCGGACGAGATAGTATCCGGCATGGTGGAGAAATTGCTGCAGAGGGAAGAGAACAAAGCGCTTTTGGACGGGCTGGAGAAGGCCTCCGCCAGAGTGGACCGGGCGAGGGAGGCGCTTGCTGATATCGAGCGCCAGGAAGTGGAGGCCTTGAGGGCTAAGGAGTACGTGCGGCAACTACGGAGCCGCGAGGCCGAG ATTGCAGAATCACAAAGGGAATTGTTAGAAGCTAGGGGAAAGGTAGAAGAAGCTCAAAGGTCTTTGTCAGCAAATCTAGATGAGAACGATAACATTTATGGGCCCTCTGAAGTTATTGATAAAGATAGAGAGAGATTAGAATCAGCAAAGGCTGCTCTAATTTCTGCTGTGACCGGCACACTTGCTAGTATCCCTATTTCTCTGTATCAAGCTACAAGCTATCCTGAACTCATCACTCATCTGGCTGTTGTTTCTATTAGCTGTGCTTTATTTGGAGTTACTTTCCGTTATACAGTAAGAGGAGACTTGGATAATTTTCAACTCAAAACCGGGGCATGCGCAGCCTTCGGTGTCATTAAGG GTCTCTCAGAGGTAGAAACTGTAAAGACATTCGAATTAGATACTCAAAGCCTTATCTCATTCTCAATCGATGGAGCACTTCATGTGTCTGAGAATATCTTCACATTCCTCGCTGCTGCTGTTGCGCTTGATTTCTGCTTTAAGATGGCAATTTTGAAACCATTTCTGCTGAGGAAATAG
- the LOC121982481 gene encoding uncharacterized protein LOC121982481 isoform X2, with protein sequence MVEKLLQREENKALLDGLEKASARVDRAREALADIERQEVEALRAKEYVRQLRSREAEIAESQRELLEARGKVEEAQRSLSANLDENDNIYGPSEVIDKDRERLESAKAALISAVTGTLASIPISLYQATSYPELITHLAVVSISCALFGVTFRYTVRGDLDNFQLKTGACAAFGVIKGLSEVETVKTFELDTQSLISFSIDGALHVSENIFTFLAAAVALDFCFKMAILKPFLLRK encoded by the exons ATGGTGGAGAAATTGCTGCAGAGGGAAGAGAACAAAGCGCTTTTGGACGGGCTGGAGAAGGCCTCCGCCAGAGTGGACCGGGCGAGGGAGGCGCTTGCTGATATCGAGCGCCAGGAAGTGGAGGCCTTGAGGGCTAAGGAGTACGTGCGGCAACTACGGAGCCGCGAGGCCGAG ATTGCAGAATCACAAAGGGAATTGTTAGAAGCTAGGGGAAAGGTAGAAGAAGCTCAAAGGTCTTTGTCAGCAAATCTAGATGAGAACGATAACATTTATGGGCCCTCTGAAGTTATTGATAAAGATAGAGAGAGATTAGAATCAGCAAAGGCTGCTCTAATTTCTGCTGTGACCGGCACACTTGCTAGTATCCCTATTTCTCTGTATCAAGCTACAAGCTATCCTGAACTCATCACTCATCTGGCTGTTGTTTCTATTAGCTGTGCTTTATTTGGAGTTACTTTCCGTTATACAGTAAGAGGAGACTTGGATAATTTTCAACTCAAAACCGGGGCATGCGCAGCCTTCGGTGTCATTAAGG GTCTCTCAGAGGTAGAAACTGTAAAGACATTCGAATTAGATACTCAAAGCCTTATCTCATTCTCAATCGATGGAGCACTTCATGTGTCTGAGAATATCTTCACATTCCTCGCTGCTGCTGTTGCGCTTGATTTCTGCTTTAAGATGGCAATTTTGAAACCATTTCTGCTGAGGAAATAG